The DNA sequence CAGAATATTGACTCATCATCATCTGATCAACATTTCCAACAAGCATCTGTAAAACAAGCTCGATGAAAATTGGCCATGTTAATTTAAATAACAAGCCTTTATCATTCATATTTAATGTTTGACCCATTTTATTCTCCTTATAATTAACTAAATTTTTGCACCTCAAAAAAGACAACAATGGATTTTAACATCTATCTTGCATAAAGTAAATATTTTTTATTCCCTGAGACTTTCCATCAAAACATCTAAACGCCTCTGAGTACTTCTTTACATAACCCAAAAAAACCATCCGAAATTGGATGGTTTTAGAATATATATACTAAACAAGTGTCGCTTAATTAGTTAGAACGACGACGTTGTGTTTTCATGTTCTTTTTAAGAGCCGATTGTTTTTCATCGCTATCTTTTAAGAAATTAGTGATTGCTTTATCTAGGTCTAAAGCTGGACGAGCTGGCTTTTCTGGGCGAGCTGGTTTCATTGAAAGGTTAATTTTCCCTTCTGGTGTCACCTCTTTAACGCGCACAGTTACTTCTTGACCCACGCTGACAACATCTTCAACTTTTTCTACGAATTTTTCAGATAACTCACTAATGTGTACAAGTCCTGATTTTCCATTTTCTAATTCCACAAATGCACCGAACTTCTTCACACTCGTGATTTTACCATTTAACTTTTGACCAGCTGTGATTGACATAAAAATCGACAGTCCTCCTCATAAATTTTTTATAATTTTAATTTAATTATTCTTGTTCTTTTGGAAGCTTAAATAATATTTCGCCTTCCTCAGATTTGAAATACTTCTCGCGTGCAAGCTTAGCAATATAATCTTCATTTTCAAGTTTGCTTATTTCATTGCGATAATATTCCTGTTTTGCGATTAACTCATCATATTGTTGTTGGTATGCGGCTAAATTTTCTTTAGCTTCAGTAAGTTTAGCTAGACGTCCTGTGTACATAAAAGCTCCCGCTACGATAAAGAATCCTATTAAAAGACTCATCGTTAAAGCACGACGATAGAGCAATTGTCTTCTTCTTTTTCTATTCTTCTTCTGTATTAAGGTTAGTTTTCTTTTTGCCACGTCGTCTCTCCTTCTTCTTACTTGACATCCATTTTCCCAATTTAGCTAAAGGCGTATAAAATAAAAGCTTTAAGATTCTAAGAAACAACATTATTATATCAGAAACAAGCTTGTAAATAAACATAATGGGTGAAATTACTAAGATATTCACTACTTTTTTTATAAAGTGTGCAATTGTGAATAAACTTTCTCCTAGCATTTCTAGATCACGATGCAGTGGTTGTTTTAAGAATTTAAAGTAAATGATAGCTCCAACAATTAAGAAAATTAAAATGTACAGATGAAAGATACCTTCATTGACATTATATATATAAACAAAAGTGAGGGGCACTTGAATTAACCAATATAAAATAATAATGGCCCATTGCATGTAATAATTAAAGAAAATCTCCTTTACGATGCAAACAAAATCTAATGTCACACCAATAAAAATTCCATACAATAGGACATGAATCATGAATTGAAACTGAACTGATAAACTCATTATTTAAATAATTTGCTAAAGATTCCTTTTGAGTCTTCACCAACCATGCCAAAATCATCATATTCATAACCAGTGATATACCCAATAATCGATAGCTCTCCTTTTTCAAGATCTAGATTTTTAAGCTCTAAATCCATACCCCTCACCGTTAAAATCCCCATTGTTGTGTCAATCGTAAATAACTCGCTATCAAAGCTTAATAACTTCTTAATACCAGTGACATCCATCAATTTACGCTCCTTCATTGACACTTGATGATAACCTAATAGTGTGCTTGGTTTTTGCTTCATATAAGACTCTTTCTCATAAATGTTCATATTCTCTTCCCTCCGTTATCTGTTTTATCACTAGAACTTATGATTGCTCTAATTTAAATATAACTTCGAGTCGAGAAACACATTGTTTCTACCTTATATTTTATGATTTTGCGCTACAACTTGTTCACTAAAACGACTTGATTTCATCATATTTTTATCCCCCTTGTCGTTATCAGGCATCAAGATGACGAATTAATCTTTTTATTAAGTAGCCAATGATTATCTCAAAAAACATAACTAATAGGATCAGCACAATTGTCCAAGCAAAGACAGCTGGCATATTTAAATACGTCTTTTCATAGTTTAATTGTTGGCCAATTCCAACCTGACTTTGTCCCATAACCTCAGCCATGACCATCACTTTAAAAGACAACCCAATAGTAGCCTGAACCCCACTACTCAGTATTTTTAAAAGTTGTGGATAATATAGGGCCTTAAATGTTTCAAAATGAGTGGCTCCAAATAACAAACAAACGTCCAACAAATCAGGATCAATATCATTCATAGCTCCTCCTATTAATTCATACAACAGTGGAAAGATAACGAGCGCCATAATCATAATTGGCCCCAAGTCACGACCAAACCAAATCAATAAAATAATCGTCACAGAAATCGTAGGCACCGTCCGTAAAAAGGTCACTATCGGAGACAATAGCAGTCGGATGATTTTAAAATACCCAGAAAACACACCTAGTATCAAACTAATGATAAAAACACAGCTAAACGTCATCATCGTCCTCACTAACGTTGCCCAAATAATACTCACAAAAGAAGAACTAAAAATAATTCGGTATAACTCAGTAAAAATCAACAAGATAGAAGGTAAAATAATAGGTTTATCTACTATCTCGACTGCTAACTCATAACCAACCATTACCCCTACAATAATTAACAGACTATACCGATTCATCACACTTCCTCCCTTATTTAATCTTACGGATGAAAAAGATAACTTATGTTAGATTATCTAAACTCTATGCTATAATGCGCTTGGATTATGAAGTATTGTATAAAAATTATTGAGGTGATTTTTACACTCATCGAAATGTTGTGTGTTTGATGTTTATTAATCATCTTTTTAATATATGTTTACCGCGCTATTAGACTTGGATTTTTTCTACTAAAATAAACATTTCACAAACAAAAATAGGTCATCTGACATAGATGACCTATTTTTTATAGATTTATCATAAAAAAGCACTTAAAGAATACCTTCAAACTGAATTCACAAAAGTGATTCTCTCTAGAATCGACGTTAAGTTAGACAACAGAATAAAGTGTATCTTTAAGTGTTTAATGACAATTACTTGGCAGGTGGTCTTTCCCCTGCTCTCTTTGTCGGCTACCAAACCGAGATTCAAGTAACTATCCTTTATAATATATGCACTTCAAATTAAAATATACTACTTATTTTATTAAATAATAAAAATCATCTTCCGGTAATGCACCGCCTACTGTCTTCGGATCAAATTCATATAGTTTTTCTAAATAAAGTTCAATCTCTTCTTTTGCTTCTTCCGCTGTTTTAAACATTAAATTAGAATTTGGGGCTGATGCTGTAATGATGGGTTCTGGCATCTCAAGTCCTGTCTCAATTGCTTCTTTTGCCATCTCAGCTGGTGACTGATTCGCAAACTTAACGCTTGTTTCTACCTGTGCTAATAAAGGTTCAATGACCTCTGGATGATTTTCAATTAAATCTTTATGCACGAATAGACTCGCTTGTGGATAAGAAGTCACGCCATATAGCTCTCCCCATTGCTCTTGAAAATCAACAACAACGTTCACATTTTCTATTTTTGTTTTTAAAACAGATAATGAGGGCTCAGCAATCACAGCTACATCAATTTCTCCCGCTGCAAACATAGATTGAACATCAGAAACACTTGCTAAATATTCAACCTCGACAGAATCAAGTATTCCTTTTTCGTCTAAAATCGTCTGTAACACAATATCGGGCGTACTTCCTTGACCAAAGGCTGTAATTTTTCTTCCCGCTAAATCATCAAATGTTAACTCCTCATTACTAATTAAATATAAATTCCCCCAAACTAAAGTCGCGACTAATTGATAAGGCAGCTCTTTTTGATAAAGTGTCGCCCCTAAATTTGTTGGTGCGACAATAACCTGTGATGTCTCAGACGTGAAAGCTGCTACTAGCGGATCACTTCCTTGAACATATGGTTGCACGGTATAAGTAACATGATCGCCTAGCTGAGGTGTTGTCGCCACTAAATGAGCGAGTGCCATCGCTGTTGAGCCACTCGGCACTAACATATCAAATGATATAGGATCAAATTGAGGTGTTAATTTTATTTCCTCACCTGAATCATTTGTTTGATTTTGTTCAACGACTTCAGGTGTTGTAGTTGGTGGTGTTTTACTCTGCTGATCTTCATTCGCACACCCTACTAATCCTAATATAAAAATAAAAATCGCTAAAAATCTTTTCATCTAAAATTCCTCCCTATGCATTCTGTCTAAGATTATACCTAAGGAATACTTATTTTTCTTTAGGAATCATTAGTCACTTTTCGCACACATGATGCTAAACTTATCCAATCATGTAAGTAATTTAATAAAAATATCGAACCTTATCAAAAATTAAAAAATACCCCATGTAGCATCTCGATAAAATTACCGTTATTTATGTAAAGTTTTTATCTCTATCTATCCTTTTGTCGGTTTATGTTAAAAACATCATAACCTCTATAGCTCTAGATAAATAGATTTGTTATAATAGGAAAGTATTTTTTATATCATGGAAATAGGTGATTAGTTATCAGTGATTTCAATTGATTAATGTGGAAGTTTAACCTGATGTGACTTGAAAAATTGATAACTACGAAAAGCATTCATTTTTACCTACCATAAAACATTAACTACTTCTATCATCAGTATGTACAAAGTATATTTAATGCAGTCACTGGTTACTCTTCATCTATTTGTATATCAGGGAACAATCTACTTTGAAATTTATCAAAAGGTTATCTTCCTACTTCTAAAGCTAGCCACTACAATGGTTACTCTGTTAAACGTCATCTTAATTGATAATGACTTCTTCCTTTCTCATGTTGATATCTCATGAGAAATCTTATGGAATCTTACATATCGAATAACACCTCATCAGTGCAGTTATTAGTTGAAACTCTATTCTAATTGTTTATTTTACAAAAATCGATTTATAGTGGCCTATCATCTGAAATTATGAAACAGAAAGGAAATATATAATGAGAAATAAAAGCTTTTTCCAGCGCGCCTATACTGTCATGGAAATTCGTACAGGATTTGCAACTGGGCTTCCTGTTTTAAGTGGCGGATTATTTGGGGCGTACTTAGCTGGACACTTGAAACTAATTCCACTTCTCTTAATGTTTGTCACTGGATTTTGTCTAAATATCGTGGCAAATGTTTCAAATGAAATTCGTGCTTATCTAAAAAATGAAGAAAATGAGAATACTTTCACTCATCATGCTGGAAGTGAAGGACTCGTACGCGGTGATGCAACGTTCAAAGATAGTATCATTGTCTTACTATTTTTCTTAGGAATCAGTGGATTGTCTGGAATTACCCTTGTTTTAATCACAAATAATTTTAATATTCTAGCGATTGGAATTTTAAGTGTCATTGCCGCTGTTTGCTACTCACTTGGGCCAAAACCTTATATTGTTTATCCAGTTGGTGAGCTTGTTTCAGGACTCTTTGTTGGAGCTATTAGCACCATCGTTTCAGCTTACTTACAAACAGATGTTCTTAACGCCCCGATTATTATCTATTCCATTATTCCAATGATTATGACCATCTTCTTAATGTCAACGAACAATACTTCAGATTATGAAAAAGATAAAGGAACTCGCACGACTTTACCTCATGTCATTGGATTTAGAAATTCAATTAAAATCATTATCCCTGAAGCTTTAATCATGATTGCCGCCTGGCTATCTCTTTACGCTATGGGGAGTATTACCCTCCTTATGCTTGTCACAGGTTTTTTAATTTTCTATTACTACGGATATGTCCGTTGGTATAAAGACTACTATCAAATTAAAGAACACTATCCGACAATGGAGCGTGACTGGGGACCACGTCCATTACTTTTAATTTACAGTTTCAATATCATCTTAGGTTTAGAATTCTTTGCTTACCTATTACTTCAATAAAAAACTATCGATCGATCATCAATTCATTAAAAATAAGGCTGTATCTTTTCGTGATACAGCCTTATTTTGTTAGAAAGAATATGTTTTAGGAGCATTTGCTAAAACGTCAGCAATAACAGCTTTTGCTTCATCTAAATAAAATACTTCGAAGATACGATTATCCCCCAATCATTCAAGAAAATTCTAATCCTGAATAGTTACCTTAACTCTTTACACCAACTTAAGATAACTGTTTTTATTAATAAAAGCATAAAAAAGGTCATCCTCCAATGACCTTTTTTAATTAATCATAGAGTATGACCTCATTTTGATTATTCAAAAATTTCGATTCCTGTTACTTCATCTAAAGATGGGCGCTCGATACGCTCTTCTGAAATAATTTCATACATATAAGCCGCATCTTGTTTTTTCGTTGAATCTTTAATATCTGTTACACGGACTTTTAAAATTTTATTGCCATAGTATAAAGTCAACTCATCACCAACTTTAACCGTTGAGCTTGATTTTGCGACTTTCCCATTAATCTCAATACGTCCTTTATCAGCCACTTCTTTTGCTAACGTACGACGTTTCACTAAACGAGACACTTTTAAATATTTATCTAAACGCATATAAATCTCCTTTCAAACGTTGAATGCAGTTATCCACAATTTAAATTTCACGCTACAACTCTAGTAAAAAAACGATAACCCCATTATTTAATACCTATTTTAACTCAAACCTTTTATAGACCGACTAGTTGAGGAAATGCACAAGTTTTTATTATTTAATTTAAATTAAAGTTCAAACTCTGTACTATCCCATCAGTTGTAGATGCCTTCATTTTGTAAAAGATGGGGTCCAACCCTATTTCATAGGTGGAACATAAATAGTTGTTAAATTATCCAATTTGAAGTTATGATCTAATTCATAAAGTTTAACCCATTTTAATTCGGCGATGTTACTTCCCGCTGCTTTAACGATACAAACCTCATACTCATCATCATAAACTTCCATTAAATCTAACTTTAAATTTGATGCTGTTAATTGGTCGAATACTTGAGGAACAATTAAATGTTGTTTAGGAGCAATCGCTTCATAATCAAAGTCTAATGCATCCATCACTTGTAGCCCTTCAATTGGATCAATGGCAAGTGCAGCAAACATCGGATCTAAGAAACTTTGTCCTCCAATAATTACTGCCTCTGTTTCAGCCACTAAACGTTTCACTGCATATTCAGCCACACAAGGATGACCTGGTGTCGCATAAATTAAATCTCCTTTTTTGGCTTCTTCTTTAATGGTTTCAATAATTTCTTCATAAACAGCCTCAAATGTTTCATGCTTCATATAAACATCATCAAAGGCACGATACTCAATTTCATTTTCCTCTAAGAAATTAATCATTGGATGTTCTGCTGTTCTTAAAAATAATGGTAAGCCAGATTTTAATTTAGCTACTACGCCTAACGTTAACTGAGACTCATCCCCAGCTCCAAGTCCTACAATGTAAATCATCTCATGATGCCCCTTCCTATCTTCAATCTTATTACTTATCTTGGTCAGAAATTGACCCTTTATTCAATTACAATTCTGCTGGCTTTCTTTTGGTAGCTGTTTGCTTCTTAGCAGGTTTCTTTCGACGTTTGGCCCCTTTAGAAGCGACCTGTGAGGTCATTAAGAAAATTCCCATAATCAGACTATAGACTAACACACCAGCTCCAACTTGAATTGCCAATGAAATAACATTATATACACGTACATCATCTAATCCAGATAAAATATTCGGAATCTGTGGTTCTAAATATGCTAATACTAGCCAAAGCCCAGCTGTTGAAAAGCTTACTTTTAATAAATTAAAGAATGACTTCTTATACATCATCTTTCTAAACTGACATAAATTTATCAGTGCCATCATTGCCAGTGAAGCAACTGATGCAATAGCTGTTCCACAAATACCTAAACTTTGAGTTAATGGTCCTGTCAATACGACTTTAACTAGTACACCTCCCAAAACAGCTGCTAATAATTTCGAATATTGTTCTTCCTGCTGCATAATGGCTGTGCATAAGAAAATAAATGGATAAAATAAAACCTGTAATGTTAATAACTTCAATGCTCCAATCCCATTTGAATCTTTAAATAACGCAATATTTAGCTCATCTACGACACTAAACAACCCCACGCAAGCTGGGATTGATAATGCAATGACCATAAATAATGAAGCATTAAACACCTTTTTACGTTCCTTCGAATCTCTTACTCCTGCCATTTGTGGAACAGTTGATGAGACAATCGCACTCGTAAAGACAGTCACTGTCTGAATAATTGGTAATCCTCGATCAAAACTCCCTTTAAGTGACATGGCTTCTAATGCAGGCACCCCACTATTAACAAGTGAATTAAACACAAAGAAACTATCGATTAATTGGAAAATAATTAAGATTCCTGCACTTAAGAATAAATAAACACTTTTCTTAAAGAAATGCGGGCGATGAGTCATCTTTAAATAAATCCTTGGACTATCGTCCAACTTTTTAATCATTAAATAAGCAATTGCAAGTAATGGACCAAAGAGCCCACCTAAATACGCAAAATAAGCTAACTTATAAACATTTTGTCCTTGAACCATCACTAAAGCAACAATAATCGCCATCACTCGGATCAGCTGCTCAATGGTTGAAGAATAGCCCACAACATGAATCGTTTCTGCCCTCGTTTGAGCAACTCCTCGCCAATAAGAAATAGTAGGAATTAGTAAGAACGCTAAACCAACCATCCGAATCGGCCAACTCAATTGCATATCGCCCATCGTATAAGCAATCAAATGGCTACCTAGAAATAATCCTATAAATGACACAAGACCAAAAATCCATAATGAATTTTTAATATACCGCTTAATATCCTCACTATATTGATACGTTAATAATAATTCCGCAATAATCGTTGGTAATACCACTCCATTTAATGTCGTATAAATCCCGATTAAAGGATAAACTTGTTGAAAAACGTATAATCCTTCATCACCTGAAATATTTTGATACGGCACTTTATACAGCAAACTTAATAGCTTAACAAAAAAAGCCGTGATTGTTAAAATCATCGTCCCTTTCATCCAACCCGATTTCATAACATCTAAGCCTCCCTAGCTTTCACTCTATTCAAATTAATATTATATCATCAAAACAGGCAACAATAAAAAAAAGGTCAAATCATTTCATAAAAAAATCAAATTTTTTCATATAAAAGAAATAAATCCGTCCATTTTTCCTTTTGATAAAAAAGATTAAAAAAGTTATAATAAAAAGGTTATACAAAAACATTTAACACAAACTATGTTTAGCTTTTTTATAGAGGTGATATCACATGAGAATGACAGGAGACAGTCCATTATGGACTAAAAACATCGAAGAAGGAACAACGTATCCTCCTCTATCACAAGACATTAAAACTGACATTGTTATCGTCGGTGGTGGAACAACAGGAGCGCTAACAGCTCATTATTTTATGAAACAAGGCCTAAACTGTGTCTTAGTTGAAAAAAATCAAATTGCACACCAATCAACTGCAGCTTCAACTGCCATTTTACAATATGAAATCGATTTAGGGTTAAATCGATTAATGTCGATGGTTGGTGAACAGAATGCACAACAGGCCTTTCTATTTGGTTATCAAGCAGTCATGGAAATGAGCCAAATCGTCAAAGAAATCAACAGTAACTGTGACTTTACCTTCAAACCATGCTTCCTTTATACACAAGATCCTCGTAAAGTAGACTATATGGCGGATGAATGTAAATCACGTCAGGCGATCGGAATTCATTGCGAACTGTTTACATCAGAAACACACCAAAATGAATTTAGCTTCAACTTCGAAGTAGGTGTCTATTCACATTACGGAGCAGCCATCATTAACCCTGTTCAATTTACACGTGATTTAATTGATTACAATGTAAAAAAAGGACTGCAAGTGTTTGAAAATACAAATATCGTTGACTATAACTTATCCTCACGTCAAAGTGTCTTAATAACAGAGCAAGAATTCACCATTACAGCTGATAAAGTGATTATCTGTACAGGATATGATGCATTAGAATGGTTCAAACATGAAAAGCCATTCTATACACTTAGCCGCAGTTTTGCTGTTTTAACGAAACCTGTGGAAAACTTCCACGGATGGAAAGAAGCGTGTATCATTCGTGATGATCAAGACCCATACACTTATATTCGTCCAACCTTAAGTAACTCGATTATTATCGGTGGAGAAGATTTAGAAATCGATGACTTAGATGGTGAAGTAGCAAACATGGGAGATCGCCACCCATTAGCCTTACAACAATATCATCAATTACTACGTCGCGTGCGCCGTATGTTCCCGCAAATCGAAAATATTAAAACAGATTGCTGGTTCCACGGATTATTCGTCGATACAAAAGATGGACTTCCATTCATCGGGAAACACCCAGATTATCCAGGCGCTTACTTCAACCTTGGATACGGATCAAATGGGATGCTTTACTCTTTAATCGGAGCTAAATTAATTTCTCAAGACGTAGCTGGGAAAAATCCAAAAGAACTAGAAATCTTCAAATTCAATCGTTATTAAAAAAGAGCGGAATAGTCCGCTCTTTTTTTCATACTCCTAGCTTTCTCATCATAAACTTTCAAGACTAGAGCTTTATGAGAAGGGAGGAAGTCATCTTGGCGTGTCCAAACTATCATCATAATCAAAGCGATTCTAATCCAAACTGTCCACAATCAGCGCCTAAACAAAAGGACGATGCTACCTCTAAAAAAAGCATCGCCTATAAAAGATTCTTTCGAAGTTTTTCTTTCATCACGATAGGGATTGTTCTTCTAGGTATTATCTACATCTTTATTTATTTTGTGTTCTCTTCACCAGAAATTACTTTCGTTAAGAATCAAGTCATTGAATGTTATGAAAAACAAAGCATCGGAGAAGCCCTGGATGAGTTTTTCTATCATCCAACTTGGGAGCTAATTGAAGAAAATACAGTCAAATTTAACGGTGAAGCGTATTTTGGAGAGGATGAAGCACTGTTTACGATTCAATTTAAAGTTGATTTAGAAACTGAACAGTTTGATATTACTTCCTACTCTATCAATGGTGAATCCCAAACATTTGATCAATTCATTCAATTATTAGATACTATTTATGAAAAATAGATATTTAACAAAAGCACTTCTATTCCTTTGAACCTATGAAAATAGAAACAAAAGAATCGATTAATCGGATTGACACGAAACTAGTGCACTTTCTAACTCTAGAAACAATATCTTATCCCCAAAAGAGCATAATCATGCAGTGAAAAAAAGAAACATCAATCAAAACCTAATATTTATCGCTAGGTTTATTTATTGAATCCATCATTATTTCAAAAATAGCCAAAAGGATAATTGATCGTCCTAACAAAAACAACTACCTTTTCATCACTAAAAAGACTAAATCTAATAGAAAAAGGGACGAGGTCCCTTTTTTCATGTTATCATAACATTAACTCAACGACGAAGGAGACATAGCCCTGATGAAACTAGAAACCGAAAACTTAATTCTTTATCCACTGACTAAATCACTCATTCAACAAATTTTAAATGATGAAGTGATGGACTACTCAACAAAAGAATGGCTAACAGAAGATAACCGTACACTTTTAACGTGGATGTACGAAGAACTTTACGCCTTCATCCCACCAAAAATGGGCTTCACTTCATGGATTTTCATTGAAAAATCAACTAACCAAGTCATTGGTGATGGTGGATATAAAGGAAATCCTGATTCACGTGGTGAAATTGAAATTGGATATGAAATCATCGAATCTAAACGTCAAAAAGGCTACGCGACAGAGGCCATCGAAGCCCTTCTAGAGTGGACTCTGACTCAAGATGAAGTCAAATCAATTATTGCTAAATGCCACTACAAAAACATCCCTTCCCAAAGCTTACTTGATAAACTTGGTTTCAAATTAATTGGTGAAGAGGATGAAATGGACCTTTATCAAATTAAATTAGAAGAAAATTCATTTTTAAGTATTAGTAAATACGTTATGACAGGAATAATTACTGCATGTATAATTATTCCAATCGCTAAAGTAGTCAAACATATCAAAAAATCGAAATAATCAACTGCATTAAAAAACCACTCGACTACTAACGTACGAGTGGTTTTATTTTTAATCTTTTAGAATATGATTAATGACACGCTTCGCATTTACATGGGTAATCCCATCAATATCCATACTACTATATCCTCGATTAACGAGTTCATCAATGACATTATTTGCTGAGGATGCACTTTGACAATCGATTAAGTTTGATTCTAAATGACCATCTCCTAAGTAATTCATAAAATCAAATCCAAGTGCAATATGTCGTGTACCAACTAACTCTCTCAGATAATCAATATGATCAACGAGGGATTCCACATCTGGCTTTAATTGATTCGTAAAATGCGGTACTGCCGTCACGCCAATAACACCATCTACCAAAGCAATTTCTTTAATTTGCTCATCGGTTAAATTTCTTGGATGAGGAGTAATTGAGTAACAATTCGAATGAGAGGCAATGACAGGCTCTTTTGTTACCGATAAAATATCCTCAAACGTTTGAATACTAGCATGAGAAACATCAATCACCATTCCAAGCTCATTCATCTTTTCAATCAACTCACATCCTAATAGTGATAACCCTGTCCCATCCTTACAACCAATCCCAGTTGCAAATTGATTCTTTTCATTCCAAGTTAACATCGCATGTCTAAATCCTTTTTCGTAAATTTCAACTAAATGATCGATATCTCGAAGCGATGCTAAACTTTCAAGTCCTAAAATCACATTGACTTTATGATCAGCCCAATCCCCTTTGGCGGTTACTACTTGAACATCGGGTGACTCTTCTAGTTCCTCTATAATATAATGAATTGCTTGATCAAAATTATTATGTAATAGCTGATTAACATCAGTATAGTACGTCCAAATTCCCCCAGTCACATTCCCTTCTAATAACTCAGGAATATGATATGACTCAACAATACCACGTTGTCCTCTTAAACGCTTCTCAACAATATTATATAAAATATCCGTGTGCGTATCGAAAATCAAAGGTTTCCCCTCCTTATAAACACAATCAGATTTGCATCTAATTACTACCTATTATAGCTTATCTCTATTCAAAAAAGAGCAAATTTTTTTCCCTTTTTTCCGACAAAAGAAGTGTAAAAATATTAAAAAAGCCTACGAAATTTAATTCATAGGCTTCTCTTTCATTAAGCTTCTTCTTCTTGATTAAATTGGCTATTATATAAATCAGCATAGAATCCATTTTGATCCATTAATGTCTCATGATTTCCTGTTTCAATAACATCTCCATCTTTCATTACTAAGATAACATCAGCTTCACGAATCGTTGATAAACGGTGAGCAATAACGAAGCTTGTACGACCTTTCATTAAGGTCTTCATCGCATTTTGAATTTGTAACTCTGTACGTGTATCAACACTACTTGTTGCCTCATCTAAAATCATAATTTCGGGATCAGCTAGTAGTGCACGAGCAATCGTTAATAACTGTTTTTGACCTTGAGAAATATTTGAGACTTCTTC is a window from the Turicibacter bilis genome containing:
- a CDS encoding FtsB family cell division protein, whose protein sequence is MAKRKLTLIQKKNRKRRRQLLYRRALTMSLLIGFFIVAGAFMYTGRLAKLTEAKENLAAYQQQYDELIAKQEYYRNEISKLENEDYIAKLAREKYFKSEEGEILFKLPKEQE
- the yabP gene encoding sporulation protein YabP, with translation MNIYEKESYMKQKPSTLLGYHQVSMKERKLMDVTGIKKLLSFDSELFTIDTTMGILTVRGMDLELKNLDLEKGELSIIGYITGYEYDDFGMVGEDSKGIFSKLFK
- a CDS encoding ABC transporter permease, translated to MNRYSLLIIVGVMVGYELAVEIVDKPIILPSILLIFTELYRIIFSSSFVSIIWATLVRTMMTFSCVFIISLILGVFSGYFKIIRLLLSPIVTFLRTVPTISVTIILLIWFGRDLGPIMIMALVIFPLLYELIGGAMNDIDPDLLDVCLLFGATHFETFKALYYPQLLKILSSGVQATIGLSFKVMVMAEVMGQSQVGIGQQLNYEKTYLNMPAVFAWTIVLILLVMFFEIIIGYLIKRLIRHLDA
- a CDS encoding SAM-dependent methyltransferase is translated as MIYIVGLGAGDESQLTLGVVAKLKSGLPLFLRTAEHPMINFLEENEIEYRAFDDVYMKHETFEAVYEEIIETIKEEAKKGDLIYATPGHPCVAEYAVKRLVAETEAVIIGGQSFLDPMFAALAIDPIEGLQVMDALDFDYEAIAPKQHLIVPQVFDQLTASNLKLDLMEVYDDEYEVCIVKAAGSNIAELKWVKLYELDHNFKLDNLTTIYVPPMK
- the yabQ gene encoding spore cortex biosynthesis protein YabQ, yielding MSLSVQFQFMIHVLLYGIFIGVTLDFVCIVKEIFFNYYMQWAIIILYWLIQVPLTFVYIYNVNEGIFHLYILIFLIVGAIIYFKFLKQPLHRDLEMLGESLFTIAHFIKKVVNILVISPIMFIYKLVSDIIMLFLRILKLLFYTPLAKLGKWMSSKKKERRRGKKKTNLNTEEE
- a CDS encoding RNA-binding S4 domain-containing protein — encoded protein: MRLDKYLKVSRLVKRRTLAKEVADKGRIEINGKVAKSSSTVKVGDELTLYYGNKILKVRVTDIKDSTKKQDAAYMYEIISEERIERPSLDEVTGIEIFE
- a CDS encoding S1 RNA-binding domain-containing protein; its protein translation is MSITAGQKLNGKITSVKKFGAFVELENGKSGLVHISELSEKFVEKVEDVVSVGQEVTVRVKEVTPEGKINLSMKPARPEKPARPALDLDKAITNFLKDSDEKQSALKKNMKTQRRRSN
- a CDS encoding ABC transporter substrate-binding protein, giving the protein MKRFLAIFIFILGLVGCANEDQQSKTPPTTTPEVVEQNQTNDSGEEIKLTPQFDPISFDMLVPSGSTAMALAHLVATTPQLGDHVTYTVQPYVQGSDPLVAAFTSETSQVIVAPTNLGATLYQKELPYQLVATLVWGNLYLISNEELTFDDLAGRKITAFGQGSTPDIVLQTILDEKGILDSVEVEYLASVSDVQSMFAAGEIDVAVIAEPSLSVLKTKIENVNVVVDFQEQWGELYGVTSYPQASLFVHKDLIENHPEVIEPLLAQVETSVKFANQSPAEMAKEAIETGLEMPEPIITASAPNSNLMFKTAEEAKEEIELYLEKLYEFDPKTVGGALPEDDFYYLIK
- a CDS encoding prenyltransferase, which codes for MRNKSFFQRAYTVMEIRTGFATGLPVLSGGLFGAYLAGHLKLIPLLLMFVTGFCLNIVANVSNEIRAYLKNEENENTFTHHAGSEGLVRGDATFKDSIIVLLFFLGISGLSGITLVLITNNFNILAIGILSVIAAVCYSLGPKPYIVYPVGELVSGLFVGAISTIVSAYLQTDVLNAPIIIYSIIPMIMTIFLMSTNNTSDYEKDKGTRTTLPHVIGFRNSIKIIIPEALIMIAAWLSLYAMGSITLLMLVTGFLIFYYYGYVRWYKDYYQIKEHYPTMERDWGPRPLLLIYSFNIILGLEFFAYLLLQ